A portion of the Moraxella ovis genome contains these proteins:
- a CDS encoding DUF3987 domain-containing protein: MTLLTHLGDSFTFQTFDDNADRKDSKLAHVYHGTLDMHANTLHALNAQGAGVYVTVNATDGKGRTAKNITAVRALFVDFDSVDESRPARLQNLPVPPTVIVESSQGKHHAYWVVDGVALDEFRTYQKRLISYFDNLGESPDKAVHDLPRVMRLDGFIHAKVKDGVASAPFKSRVIFEGTKVALVNMMTWLDSMGDAEQAPLLTAPAVSKSSTAHAIDNSASAYVRQKAQGAWQYVLSRLGYHVSGNHEPCPHCGGKDRFRFDNHNLVAGDGGWVCSQGNGATVGGDGLSFLIDHVGMSASEAVQKVADVLNIDLPNNELVASGDISGFIQKIEKQNAPMAVGAFERSNDIKLAKLAKHNNTTDVPAQLLSFPVPVLNDILTWFEGFSRQPQRQISVQGVIALASVLCGRIYQSTESNTSSLYLMVLGETGVGKNYVKTAIQAFLTQSDLLPLLSGSGNTSSGAVYSALMESPCHIQIMDEIGKQLQTARKQQNGQMAESFTTLVEAYSATTSLMLPKNYSNMGRRKHDQISKQEQMVHCPAITLLGLATPAQMYDNLSTVDVEDGFLNRLICVDISLPVGEKVRRQSVPLSSHLVEWARDVRNPVGESRTDLTGKDTAHNIAPSARMVEFDDEALDLFDDTADLLAQKEQDGEFKLPDMTRRWVENSMKLATMLAICADNNKPVITADLAGWALSYVLHYGQDFMDKVATKVADSDFHRLYLKILELVERSGKDGMTERDLATFSRLFAASTPVQREMALKALLAEERIVAVAIDTLSGRGRKRACFILPKYFNEKTMEMI; this comes from the coding sequence ATGACCCTGCTAACCCACCTTGGCGACTCATTCACGTTTCAGACGTTCGATGACAACGCCGACCGTAAAGACTCCAAGCTTGCCCATGTCTATCATGGCACGCTAGATATGCACGCCAATACTTTACACGCTCTAAATGCGCAAGGCGCAGGCGTGTATGTAACGGTCAATGCCACAGATGGCAAAGGTCGCACAGCAAAAAACATCACCGCCGTGCGTGCCTTGTTTGTCGATTTTGACAGCGTGGACGAGAGCCGTCCTGCACGCTTGCAAAATCTACCTGTACCACCCACCGTGATTGTAGAGAGTAGTCAAGGAAAACATCACGCCTATTGGGTTGTTGATGGAGTAGCACTTGACGAGTTCAGAACCTACCAAAAACGATTGATCAGCTACTTTGACAATTTGGGCGAATCGCCAGATAAAGCGGTGCATGACTTACCTCGTGTCATGCGACTAGACGGCTTCATCCATGCCAAGGTTAAAGATGGCGTGGCAAGCGCACCATTTAAGAGCCGTGTAATTTTTGAGGGGACAAAAGTTGCCTTGGTGAATATGATGACATGGCTTGACAGTATGGGGGACGCAGAACAAGCCCCGCTATTGACTGCCCCAGCGGTATCAAAAAGCTCAACAGCTCACGCGATTGATAATAGCGCCTCTGCCTACGTTCGACAAAAGGCGCAAGGCGCATGGCAATACGTGTTATCACGCTTGGGCTATCACGTTTCGGGCAATCACGAGCCTTGCCCACACTGTGGCGGTAAAGACCGTTTCCGTTTTGACAATCACAACCTGGTCGCAGGCGATGGTGGTTGGGTATGCAGTCAAGGCAATGGCGCAACGGTGGGCGGTGATGGCTTATCATTCCTGATCGACCATGTGGGCATGAGCGCATCAGAAGCAGTGCAAAAAGTGGCGGACGTGCTTAATATCGACCTACCTAACAATGAACTGGTGGCGAGTGGCGACATTAGCGGATTTATCCAGAAGATAGAAAAACAAAACGCCCCGATGGCGGTCGGAGCGTTTGAGCGTTCAAATGACATTAAACTTGCTAAACTTGCCAAACATAATAACACAACAGACGTACCAGCGCAACTGCTATCGTTTCCTGTGCCTGTGCTCAATGATATTTTAACTTGGTTCGAGGGCTTTAGCCGTCAGCCACAGCGTCAAATCAGCGTGCAGGGCGTGATAGCCTTGGCAAGCGTACTGTGCGGTCGCATTTATCAATCCACCGAGTCAAACACATCAAGCCTATATCTTATGGTGCTTGGTGAGACTGGTGTCGGCAAAAACTACGTCAAAACCGCCATTCAAGCATTCTTAACCCAAAGCGACCTTTTGCCCCTACTGTCTGGTAGCGGTAACACGTCAAGCGGTGCGGTGTATTCAGCACTCATGGAATCGCCTTGTCACATCCAAATCATGGACGAAATTGGCAAACAGTTACAGACTGCCAGAAAACAGCAAAACGGACAAATGGCGGAGAGCTTCACCACCTTGGTTGAGGCATACTCTGCGACTACGTCCCTTATGCTACCCAAAAACTACTCAAACATGGGCAGACGTAAGCACGACCAGATTAGCAAACAAGAACAGATGGTGCATTGTCCTGCCATTACCTTGCTTGGTCTTGCCACGCCTGCACAGATGTACGACAACCTATCCACGGTGGATGTAGAGGATGGTTTTCTGAATCGTCTGATCTGCGTAGATATCAGCCTGCCTGTTGGCGAGAAAGTGCGCCGTCAAAGCGTGCCATTGTCGAGCCACTTGGTGGAGTGGGCGCGAGATGTGCGCAATCCTGTTGGTGAGTCTCGCACTGATTTGACGGGTAAAGACACTGCACACAATATCGCACCATCTGCTCGCATGGTTGAGTTTGATGACGAGGCGCTTGACCTGTTTGATGATACGGCTGATCTACTTGCCCAAAAAGAACAAGATGGCGAATTTAAACTGCCAGACATGACCCGCCGATGGGTGGAGAACAGTATGAAGCTTGCCACCATGCTAGCCATCTGTGCGGACAATAATAAGCCTGTGATTACCGCCGATCTGGCAGGGTGGGCGTTATCCTACGTCCTGCATTATGGGCAGGACTTTATGGATAAAGTGGCAACCAAGGTCGCTGACAGTGATTTCCATCGCCTGTACCTTAAGATTCTTGAGTTGGTGGAACGCTCTGGTAAGGATGGCATGACTGAGCGCGACTTGGCAACATTTAGCCGTCTATTTGCAGCGAGCACGCCTGTCCAACGTGAGATGGCGCTAAAAGCACTACTTGCTGAAGAGCGTATTGTTGCGGTGGCAATCGACACCCTAAGCGGACGCGGTCGCAAGCGTGCATGTTTTATTTTACCAAAGTACTTCAACGAAAAAACGATGGAGATGATTTAA
- a CDS encoding DUF1064 domain-containing protein → MSKFNNKKVFFDGMTFDSKKECERYKTLKSWQEQGLINGLTCQESFVLVDGVKIAGESRKRPSVRYIADFVYLDKRTGEQVVEDVKSVITRKDKVYRIKKHLMKIIHDIDVVEV, encoded by the coding sequence ATGAGCAAGTTTAATAACAAGAAAGTGTTTTTTGATGGCATGACTTTTGACAGCAAAAAAGAATGTGAGCGATATAAGACATTGAAGTCATGGCAAGAACAAGGGCTTATCAATGGCCTAACGTGTCAAGAGAGCTTTGTTTTGGTTGATGGAGTTAAGATAGCAGGCGAGAGTCGTAAGCGTCCTAGCGTGCGTTATATCGCTGATTTCGTCTATCTGGACAAGCGCACTGGCGAGCAGGTGGTTGAAGACGTCAAAAGTGTAATCACACGTAAAGATAAAGTGTATCGAATCAAAAAACATCTAATGAAAATCATCCATGATATTGATGTGGTGGAAGTATGA
- a CDS encoding dATP/dGTP diphosphohydrolase domain-containing protein — MSNGQKHDQAKPRFSLVPHQALWQVVAVLEFGANKYGADNWRNVPNARERYFNACHRHLHAWWAGERVDGESGLPHLAHAVCCLLFMMSLGDK; from the coding sequence ATGAGCAACGGACAAAAACACGACCAAGCCAAGCCACGATTTAGCCTTGTCCCACATCAAGCACTTTGGCAAGTGGTGGCGGTCTTAGAATTTGGGGCGAACAAATATGGTGCGGATAATTGGCGTAATGTGCCAAATGCCCGTGAGCGTTATTTTAATGCGTGCCATCGCCATTTGCATGCGTGGTGGGCAGGCGAGCGGGTAGATGGCGAGAGTGGATTGCCACACCTTGCCCACGCTGTTTGTTGTTTGTTGTTTATGATGAGCTTGGGGGATAAATGA
- a CDS encoding antiterminator Q family protein — MKNLVKEWGIWSRHNGYDKHNTPLLAFMRANGAVSYGSYNEPNITDEEALAVDRAVGKLRAEYGVLYFVLVSHYVWGWSYRQISRRYLTPLEYPHQVNMDDADSRKRFVHPQIVKRMLEQAERIVYKKMQKNP, encoded by the coding sequence ATGAAAAACCTTGTCAAAGAATGGGGCATATGGTCAAGGCATAACGGCTATGATAAGCACAACACGCCCCTGCTTGCCTTTATGCGTGCCAATGGTGCAGTAAGCTATGGCAGCTACAATGAGCCGAACATCACAGACGAAGAAGCCTTGGCGGTGGATAGAGCGGTCGGTAAGCTTAGGGCGGAGTATGGCGTGCTGTATTTTGTCCTAGTTTCGCATTATGTTTGGGGCTGGTCATACCGCCAGATATCAAGGCGGTATCTGACCCCGCTTGAATACCCACATCAGGTGAATATGGATGATGCAGACAGCAGAAAGCGGTTTGTACACCCACAAATTGTTAAAAGAATGCTTGAGCAGGCGGAGCGCATAGTTTATAAAAAAATGCAAAAAAACCCTTGA
- a CDS encoding HNH endonuclease, which translates to MPKTPCRASGCKNLVNRQDKGYCETHARMRYGWAKTQAVKGNTTQRGYGSAWRKLRSAIMERDGYLCQVCLQAGRLTPAHAVDHIINKASGGTDDPSNLQAICHACHATKTQNESRRGGVGKKF; encoded by the coding sequence ATGCCAAAGACACCTTGCCGAGCAAGCGGATGTAAGAACCTTGTCAATCGTCAAGATAAGGGCTACTGTGAGACACACGCACGCATGCGCTATGGTTGGGCTAAGACGCAGGCGGTCAAGGGCAATACGACACAGCGTGGTTATGGTAGCGCATGGCGCAAGCTGCGCAGTGCAATCATGGAGCGCGATGGTTATTTGTGCCAAGTCTGTCTACAAGCTGGTAGATTAACGCCAGCGCATGCAGTCGATCACATTATCAACAAGGCAAGCGGTGGCACAGATGACCCAAGCAACCTACAAGCAATCTGTCACGCCTGCCATGCAACAAAAACACAAAATGAGAGCCGAAGGGGTGGGGTGGGTAAAAAGTTTTGA
- a CDS encoding phage terminase small subunit P27 family, whose translation MGGIATVAGRGRKPKPTKLKELNGNAGKRGLNKNEPKFKQVTNIEPPEWLEPLAVEMWQRVVPELLANDLLTLGDMHNVEAFCMAYAMWREAQEHIKLHGVVLTNPESGAVLKNPAVTVVNETARQLVQFGSLLGLDPSSRSRLTGSAQKETIANPFADL comes from the coding sequence ATGGGCGGAATTGCGACAGTCGCAGGACGTGGGCGAAAACCGAAACCAACCAAATTAAAAGAGCTAAACGGCAACGCTGGCAAGCGCGGATTAAACAAGAACGAGCCGAAATTTAAGCAAGTCACGAATATCGAACCGCCCGAATGGCTAGAACCTTTGGCGGTGGAAATGTGGCAAAGGGTCGTCCCCGAATTGCTTGCCAACGATTTATTAACTTTGGGCGACATGCATAACGTTGAAGCGTTTTGTATGGCTTATGCGATGTGGCGTGAAGCACAAGAGCACATCAAACTACATGGCGTGGTGCTAACCAACCCAGAGAGCGGAGCGGTATTAAAGAACCCTGCTGTTACGGTGGTCAATGAGACAGCGCGCCAGCTTGTACAGTTCGGCTCACTATTGGGGCTTGACCCAAGCAGTCGATCAAGGCTGACGGGTTCAGCTCAAAAAGAAACCATCGCCAACCCATTTGCTGACCTATGA
- a CDS encoding terminase large subunit, with product MSYPNVKRAEQYAKDVISGKIIANKWIKLACERHFADKKASKNKDYPYKFDPAKAEKVAKFIQLLPHTKGKWAAKSEKITLEPWQLFACCIPFGWIKKKTGFRRFTKILIFVCRKNGKSAIAAGMANYMFCADGEFGAEVYSGATSEKQAWEVFRPAKIMVERTPQLKDYFGIEVNASNMNRIADGSRFEPVIGKPGDGSSPSCAIVDEYHEHKDDTLYDTMETGMGAREQPIMLVITTAGSNIGGPCYLMVRDAEKMLDGVMDIPDLWAILYGKDKDDDWTSDIALAKANPNYDISVSGEFLKARQRDAMASSAKQTIFRTKHLNEWVGAKNAWMNMAKWADAPPRKSLSELENRACYIGLDLATKIDMVALVLLFPPHGDDVHYHVHGRYYLPDVRVLEDLDVNSERYRAWDNDGLITLTMGEVIDFEVIKDDLREFMGRFDVQQVAYDPWQATQLAQELEKEGVTMVELRHTVQNMSEPMKELEAIVLQKRLAHGDDPVMTWMMSNVVAQLDKKDNIYPNKERAENKIDGVVALIMAMSRAIYHDQGGNIDDYLDNMVIA from the coding sequence ATGAGTTATCCGAACGTAAAACGCGCTGAACAGTATGCCAAAGACGTGATCAGCGGCAAGATTATCGCCAATAAGTGGATAAAATTGGCTTGCGAGCGCCATTTTGCTGATAAAAAGGCGAGTAAAAACAAGGATTATCCATACAAATTCGACCCTGCCAAAGCTGAAAAAGTGGCTAAATTCATCCAGCTTTTGCCGCACACAAAGGGTAAATGGGCGGCAAAAAGTGAGAAAATCACGCTTGAACCGTGGCAGTTGTTCGCCTGTTGCATCCCTTTTGGCTGGATCAAGAAAAAGACAGGTTTTAGGCGATTTACCAAGATTTTAATTTTTGTTTGTCGTAAAAATGGCAAATCAGCCATCGCGGCAGGCATGGCGAATTATATGTTCTGCGCTGATGGCGAGTTTGGTGCCGAAGTGTACAGCGGTGCGACCAGTGAGAAGCAGGCGTGGGAAGTGTTTCGACCCGCTAAAATCATGGTTGAGCGCACGCCACAGCTAAAAGATTACTTTGGTATTGAAGTTAACGCATCAAACATGAACCGCATCGCAGACGGTTCGCGCTTTGAGCCTGTCATCGGTAAGCCTGGCGACGGTTCAAGCCCATCATGCGCCATTGTCGATGAGTATCACGAACACAAAGATGATACGCTATACGACACCATGGAAACAGGTATGGGTGCGCGAGAACAGCCGATCATGCTTGTCATCACTACCGCAGGCAGTAACATCGGTGGTCCGTGCTATCTGATGGTGCGCGACGCTGAGAAGATGCTCGATGGTGTGATGGATATTCCCGACCTTTGGGCAATCCTTTACGGCAAAGATAAAGATGATGACTGGACAAGTGACATCGCCCTTGCCAAGGCGAACCCAAATTATGATATTTCAGTATCTGGTGAGTTCTTGAAGGCGCGCCAACGTGATGCCATGGCATCATCAGCCAAGCAGACGATATTTCGCACCAAGCATCTTAATGAGTGGGTGGGTGCGAAGAATGCTTGGATGAACATGGCGAAATGGGCAGATGCACCACCAAGAAAGTCGCTATCAGAGCTTGAGAATAGAGCGTGTTACATTGGTCTTGACCTTGCCACCAAAATTGACATGGTGGCGCTGGTGCTGCTATTCCCACCACACGGCGATGATGTGCATTATCACGTGCATGGGCGCTATTATCTGCCTGATGTGCGCGTGCTTGAAGATCTGGATGTCAATAGCGAGCGTTACCGCGCTTGGGATAATGATGGCTTAATCACGCTCACGATGGGCGAAGTGATTGATTTTGAAGTCATCAAAGACGATCTTAGGGAGTTTATGGGTCGCTTTGATGTTCAGCAGGTCGCCTATGACCCATGGCAAGCGACACAACTGGCCCAAGAGCTTGAGAAAGAAGGCGTAACCATGGTTGAGCTGCGCCACACGGTGCAGAACATGAGCGAGCCAATGAAAGAGCTTGAAGCCATCGTGCTGCAAAAACGACTTGCCCATGGTGACGACCCTGTCATGACGTGGATGATGAGTAACGTCGTCGCGCAGCTGGACAAGAAAGATAACATCTATCCGAACAAGGAGCGCGCCGAGAATAAGATTGACGGCGTGGTCGCTCTGATCATGGCGATGAGTCGCGCCATATACCACGACCAAGGCGGCAACATTGATGATTATCTGGACAACATGGTGATTGCCTAA
- a CDS encoding phage portal protein, translated as MNFFGWLGLMFGRSRLEKGQTSDPFIGTSTASGNAINADTALKLSAVWACVRLRSQVIGSLPLHLYGSDKKTANNHPIYRLLHDSPNADMTACEFWEAMVASLDLWGNAYALIVRHKSTHHVIALDVLNPERMKVDRGKDGLITYIHQENNRYTRYTADEILHVKGFSLDGLVGLSPISYQSSVMGFQIDANNAANQEFKNSLKAGGFLKAGEKTLTDQQREGLRRNLAEFGKPENAGKYMVLEAGMDVAGAGVRINPQDAQLLESRYFGIEEICRAFGVPPQLIYHTDKASSWASSLENMNLGFLMYSLRPVLVKIEQAVVKKLLMPTERQQYKPRWSVEGLLRADSQGRSQFYTSALQNGWMTRNEVRELEDMPPLDGGDTLTVQTNLTHLQDLGKT; from the coding sequence ATGAACTTTTTCGGTTGGCTTGGCTTAATGTTTGGGCGTTCGCGCCTAGAGAAGGGTCAAACGTCCGACCCTTTTATTGGCACAAGTACCGCCAGCGGTAACGCCATCAATGCTGACACCGCCCTGAAACTGTCAGCGGTGTGGGCGTGCGTACGTCTGCGCAGTCAAGTAATTGGTTCGTTGCCCTTGCACTTATACGGCAGCGACAAAAAGACGGCAAACAATCATCCCATCTATCGACTGCTACATGACAGCCCTAATGCTGACATGACAGCGTGCGAGTTCTGGGAAGCGATGGTGGCGAGCCTTGACTTGTGGGGCAATGCTTACGCGCTGATTGTGCGCCACAAGAGCACGCACCACGTCATCGCCTTAGATGTTTTGAACCCTGAGCGCATGAAAGTGGACAGGGGCAAAGATGGGCTAATTACCTATATCCACCAAGAGAATAACAGATACACGCGCTACACCGCTGATGAGATTCTGCATGTCAAGGGCTTTAGCCTTGATGGCTTGGTAGGGCTATCGCCCATCAGTTACCAGTCGTCAGTCATGGGCTTTCAGATCGATGCGAACAATGCCGCCAATCAAGAGTTTAAAAACTCACTCAAGGCCGGCGGATTCCTGAAAGCTGGCGAAAAGACACTAACCGACCAACAGCGTGAGGGTCTAAGACGTAATTTGGCAGAGTTTGGCAAGCCTGAAAACGCTGGCAAGTATATGGTGTTAGAAGCTGGCATGGACGTGGCAGGCGCAGGCGTGCGCATCAATCCACAAGACGCACAGCTGTTAGAGTCGCGATACTTTGGCATTGAAGAGATTTGTCGTGCGTTTGGTGTGCCGCCACAGCTGATCTATCACACTGATAAGGCAAGTTCTTGGGCGAGCAGTCTTGAAAACATGAACCTTGGGTTCTTGATGTATTCACTTCGCCCTGTGCTTGTCAAGATCGAACAAGCTGTCGTTAAAAAGCTACTCATGCCCACAGAGCGACAACAGTACAAGCCACGCTGGAGTGTAGAAGGGCTTTTACGGGCGGACAGCCAAGGGCGATCGCAGTTTTACACATCTGCCTTACAGAATGGCTGGATGACACGTAATGAAGTGCGCGAGCTGGAAGATATGCCGCCGCTTGATGGTGGTGATACGCTGACAGTGCAGACCAATTTAACCCACTTACAAGACTTGGGGAAAACATGA
- a CDS encoding HK97 family phage prohead protease translates to MNLETKSMAFKADNLAEDGTFSGYCNVFDVKDSYDEIVKKGAFINSLNEWQAKGKMPPVLWQHSRSDVIGVWTKLYEDEHGLYGEGRLLIDDVAKAREAYALVKNGAIDGLSIGYRTNKWAWNEDESALELLELDLKEVSIVTFPANTDSTVSNMKAEAMKQKDVKSALNILNNLKL, encoded by the coding sequence ATGAACTTAGAAACTAAATCCATGGCGTTCAAGGCTGACAATCTTGCCGAAGATGGCACGTTCAGTGGTTATTGCAATGTCTTTGATGTCAAAGACAGCTATGACGAGATTGTCAAAAAGGGCGCTTTTATCAACTCATTGAACGAATGGCAAGCCAAGGGCAAGATGCCACCCGTATTGTGGCAACACAGCCGTTCGGATGTCATCGGTGTATGGACCAAGCTTTACGAGGATGAGCACGGTCTATATGGCGAAGGCAGATTACTGATTGATGACGTGGCGAAAGCTCGCGAAGCTTACGCTCTCGTCAAAAATGGTGCGATTGATGGCTTGTCTATCGGCTATCGCACGAACAAGTGGGCGTGGAACGAAGATGAGAGCGCGCTGGAATTGTTGGAATTGGACCTAAAGGAAGTCTCAATCGTGACTTTCCCGGCCAACACCGACAGCACGGTCTCGAACATGAAAGCCGAAGCCATGAAACAAAAAGACGTAAAAAGTGCGTTGAATATCCTTAATAACCTTAAACTGTAA
- a CDS encoding phage major capsid protein, translating to MSNPNELTELAIKFAAATDQVKEVAEEMKGKMAKGEQLSQAAIDKADEALVVMNEMKLRIDELEQKDARRPSGDEGHRTLGEKFVHSDEYKSLVSDQGNGKKAKIEIKANITSATTDADGSAGVLIPQHRLGGIIAPPNRRLTVRDLLMAGATDSNTIVYMRETGFTNSAAPQNGEGEKLAQSSIKFDEQSVGVKTLGHFVKLSSQVLEDASQLSSHINGRLVYGLALVEEQQILNGDGATNNLKGIIPQASSFDDKATMAKYTIIDQLRLAMLQAVLAEYPASAHVLNPIDWAKIELAKDDSARYIIGNPQGTLSPTLWGIPVVATQSMEAGKFLTGAFDIGAQLFDRRQGSVEVGFENDDFTRMLLTIRATERLALAVYRPEAFIYGTLADKV from the coding sequence ATGAGCAATCCAAATGAATTAACCGAATTGGCGATCAAGTTCGCCGCCGCGACCGACCAAGTCAAAGAAGTTGCAGAAGAAATGAAAGGCAAGATGGCAAAAGGCGAACAGCTAAGCCAAGCCGCCATCGACAAGGCGGATGAAGCCCTTGTTGTGATGAATGAAATGAAGCTGCGCATTGACGAGCTGGAGCAAAAAGACGCTCGCCGTCCATCGGGTGATGAAGGTCATCGCACCCTTGGTGAGAAGTTCGTACACTCTGATGAGTACAAAAGCCTAGTTTCCGACCAAGGCAACGGCAAAAAAGCCAAAATTGAAATCAAAGCCAATATCACGTCAGCCACCACAGACGCTGACGGCTCAGCAGGCGTGCTAATCCCACAACATCGCCTAGGCGGTATCATTGCCCCACCTAACCGCCGTCTGACGGTGCGCGATCTACTGATGGCAGGTGCAACCGACAGTAATACCATCGTCTATATGCGCGAGACTGGATTCACCAACTCTGCCGCCCCACAAAATGGCGAAGGTGAGAAACTGGCTCAATCGTCAATCAAATTCGATGAGCAAAGCGTGGGTGTAAAAACACTTGGGCACTTTGTCAAGCTTTCTAGCCAAGTGCTGGAAGATGCAAGCCAGTTGTCAAGCCACATCAATGGACGACTTGTCTATGGCTTGGCATTGGTGGAAGAGCAGCAAATCCTCAATGGTGACGGTGCGACCAACAACCTAAAAGGCATTATCCCCCAAGCTAGTTCCTTTGACGACAAGGCGACGATGGCGAAGTACACCATCATCGATCAGCTACGTCTTGCCATGTTGCAAGCGGTATTGGCTGAATACCCTGCAAGCGCTCACGTGCTTAACCCGATTGACTGGGCGAAAATTGAACTTGCCAAAGATGACAGCGCACGCTACATCATCGGTAATCCGCAAGGCACGCTAAGTCCGACATTATGGGGTATTCCTGTGGTGGCAACTCAGTCAATGGAAGCGGGCAAGTTTTTGACGGGTGCGTTTGACATTGGTGCTCAACTGTTTGACCGCCGCCAAGGGTCGGTAGAGGTTGGCTTTGAGAACGACGACTTCACCCGTATGCTACTGACAATCCGAGCGACCGAACGCTTGGCGTTGGCGGTGTACCGTCCTGAAGCCTTTATCTATGGTACGCTCGCCGATAAAGTGTAA
- a CDS encoding head-tail connector protein, with the protein MDKITLEQVKHQCRIDQDDYLDHELLEGYIDAAYNYAQNFTGRMLFEFVVPDDVENGMIITPSVNHACLMLVSYWYSSREAVSDVKTAELPLGVHHLLQPYRIMGV; encoded by the coding sequence ATGGATAAAATCACCCTTGAACAAGTTAAACATCAATGTCGCATCGACCAGGATGATTACCTCGATCACGAGCTGTTAGAGGGCTACATCGATGCGGCATATAACTATGCGCAGAACTTCACAGGTCGAATGCTATTTGAGTTTGTCGTGCCTGATGATGTTGAGAACGGCATGATCATCACGCCAAGCGTTAATCATGCGTGCCTGATGCTCGTTTCTTACTGGTATAGCAGCCGTGAGGCGGTGTCAGACGTGAAGACAGCTGAGCTGCCATTGGGCGTGCATCATCTGCTGCAGCCTTATCGAATTATGGGGGTGTAA
- a CDS encoding phage head closure protein, with amino-acid sequence MLQAGRLRHRVKLHRKTSSRSPTGAVKVAQWEHVLTLWAEFTPLSVKDIIAGQAQNSQITARATIRHRTDINGTMRVQYAGRMYEIVGEPLADNNTGREYLTLMLRGVT; translated from the coding sequence ATGCTACAAGCAGGGCGGTTAAGACATCGCGTCAAGCTACACCGCAAGACATCGAGTCGATCACCCACAGGCGCGGTCAAAGTCGCCCAATGGGAACATGTGCTGACGCTATGGGCTGAATTCACACCCCTATCGGTCAAGGACATTATCGCAGGACAAGCCCAAAACAGCCAAATCACCGCAAGAGCCACCATTCGCCATCGCACCGACATTAACGGCACAATGCGAGTGCAATACGCAGGGCGAATGTATGAAATCGTGGGCGAACCTTTGGCGGATAATAATACAGGGCGTGAGTATCTGACGCTTATGTTGAGAGGTGTGACATGA
- a CDS encoding HK97-gp10 family putative phage morphogenesis protein, producing MKATVKVEGLKELDQALGELDRDLRGRAMYQALNFATNPIVKEAKARAPATEAAYRRYMSSGQGEKTTVFTKNGKARKGKSKRAKRGEGRYVMQQAGLLRKSIRRQRLTKNSRERHRAAVGIGIHLKGKTGETAFYWHMVERGTVNMPAVPFLRPAFDHNKDEAVARFKKKLGERIDKFK from the coding sequence ATGAAAGCCACAGTAAAAGTTGAAGGATTAAAAGAGCTGGATCAAGCCTTAGGTGAGTTGGATCGTGATTTGCGTGGGCGTGCGATGTATCAAGCACTCAATTTCGCCACCAATCCCATTGTCAAAGAAGCCAAAGCTCGTGCTCCTGCCACCGAAGCTGCTTATCGCCGCTATATGTCATCAGGGCAAGGTGAGAAAACCACCGTTTTTACCAAAAACGGTAAAGCTAGAAAGGGCAAATCTAAGCGTGCCAAACGAGGCGAGGGTCGCTATGTCATGCAGCAAGCTGGGCTATTGCGTAAATCCATCCGTCGGCAACGCCTGACCAAAAACAGCCGTGAGCGTCATCGTGCCGCCGTGGGTATCGGTATCCATCTAAAAGGCAAGACGGGCGAAACCGCCTTTTATTGGCACATGGTGGAGCGTGGCACGGTGAATATGCCAGCTGTGCCATTTTTGCGACCTGCTTTTGACCACAACAAAGACGAAGCGGTGGCGCGATTTAAAAAGAAATTGGGAGAGCGGATTGATAAATTCAAGTAA
- a CDS encoding DUF3168 domain-containing protein — protein sequence MNASTLIYTALSPLVAGRVYPHLIPEAADDTPPYIIYQIISTLPITTLDGITHHERVRVQIDAYHDDYDELLALYGEILDRFDELPMSEHDGTHFSHDDGLYRASIDVFFNHQTKPNQPNEE from the coding sequence ATGAACGCAAGCACCCTGATCTACACCGCCTTATCACCGCTGGTCGCTGGGCGAGTCTATCCGCATCTGATCCCAGAGGCGGCAGACGACACACCGCCTTATATCATCTACCAAATCATCTCCACGCTGCCCATCACCACGCTGGACGGCATCACGCATCATGAGCGGGTGCGTGTGCAGATAGACGCTTATCATGACGATTATGATGAGCTGCTTGCCTTGTATGGCGAGATTTTAGATAGATTTGATGAGCTGCCCATGAGTGAACATGACGGCACTCATTTTAGTCATGATGATGGTCTGTATCGTGCCAGCATCGATGTCTTTTTTAACCACCAAACCAAACCCAATCAGCCAAACGAGGAGTAA